ATCACAAACAAGGGGGATGAAGCAAAATTTGTGTTACTGCAAAGTGGAAAATTTTACCTGCACAGATtggtatacataaattaatatacatatatatgcatgtatatatatgtatgtatatatatgtatgtacaggTAACTGTGCTGGTGGAAATGCAGATTCTTTTCCCAAAATTTATGGGAAAATATGAAAGTGGAAAAAATCTGAACgatgaaataatttacaaCTTTATATGTTACATAAACTCCGATTTATTTTGctattgtaaattttttaatttcgtACGTGAGAAatgttatatacatgtatttatttatatttatgtacatccCCAGGTGCTAAAATATTGCGCAATATTATTCCCTTAGgcgtattttattttattttattttattttttttttccaattgaaaatatatccACCGTTGAAGGTTCAAAATTGCAAATCGTTAAAAGGAacatattaagaaaaaaaaaaaaaaatggcgaaaaagaaaaaaagaactgTATTATGaactaagaaaaaaaataattcctgcatatatatatatgtatacatataggCGGTGTTTCCAGCCTTTTTATAAGCTTAATCTTTCTTCATCCAAGAGAAGGGGAACATCTTTTAGTCATTCcgtttcttaaaaaaaaaactaacaTAAGGAAATTTTTATCAGTTGAAAAAGTACAATTATAGCGCAAATgtataaattcataatatatatatatatgcatgtatacatatatatttttatatttatatgaacgtacataatattataagaaaataagcAGTACAGAAAAAAGGAGAGGAAAACATACGTAGGTTTTAcctctattattattgttgtttTTTCAGTTTAAATTTTAGCTAGAGGAACAGTTCAATTTCTGTATTTGTGCTGCTCACATATCtaagataaaaatacatatgtttattaactgttaataaaaaacatataccttttgtataacattaaaaaagaagaacatATAACCACAAATGTAAGTTAtataatatggaaaaaaagaagaaatatgtGTTGGATTCAAATAgcttaattaaatttaaggattttttatttatgcattatGACTGTTATATAACAGAGGGagtaataaaagaaataaaagatgaACATTCGAAGAAGAAGTTAAACAACATTCTTCCATTGTTAACAATTGACAGAGCAGAGGAAAaagatattaattttataaaatatttttcaaaattaacaGGTGATTATGAATCCTTAAGTGAAGTCGATATTGAAGTCATTGCATTAACGTACATGTTACATAGAAAATATGGGGACGTCTCAAAATTAAGTTCAGCCCCGTTAGAAACGATTTACAAATATGACGATGTTGTATATGATTATTCcaattataacaataaaaaaaatacgaaaaaaaagcGTGCACAAAAGAACGGTAAAGGAGCAAACGACCAAGTAAGTGAAAATATCACCATAAAGTCGCACTCAAATGAGGACATGAGCACTGATGGAAATGCTGAAGTCGATTCAAATGGTTGCTCCATATATTTGAATAAGGTAGGTACAGGAGATATTGGGAAAAAAGGTAAAGATGAATTTAAAAGGGAAGATTATTTAGTGGAAactgaaaaagaaaaaaaagcgCAAGGAGGAAAGCTTGATGATAATGAAACAGGTGATATAAACGGCGAGCGCAGTGAAAATGTGCCACGTGCCGTAATTTCTGAAGGGGAAATAAAACGCGAACAGGACATAAAACTCGAACAGGATATAAAACTCGAACAGGATATAAAACTCGAACAGGATATAAAACGCGAACAGGATATAAAACGCGAACAGGATATAAAATCCGAACAAGATATAAAACGCGAACAGGATATAAAATCCGAACAAGATATAAAATCCGAACAAGATATAAAACGCGAACAGGATATAAAACGCGAACAGGATATAAAACGCGAACAGGATATAAAATCCGAACAAGATATAAAATCCGAACAAGATATAAAACTAGAACAGGATATAAAACTAGAACAGGATATAAAACTCGAACAGGATATAAAACTCGAACAGGATATAAAACTCGAACAGGATATAAAACGCGAACAGGATATAAAATCCGAACAAGATATAAAACGCGAACAGGATATAAAATCCGAACAAGATATAAAACGCGAACAGGATATAAAACGCGAACAGGATATAAAGTCCGAAGAATACATTAGCGATCAAGACGACGTAATTGATGACAGTGCAAACTACGGGGACTATGTAAGTGATGACCAGGATATATCTGAAGAGAGCGATGAGTTGGGCGCAGaaagaaatgaaaacaaaaaaatttttggatgcaaaacaataaaagaagaaatagtTCAAGTAGAGTCAAATGAAAGCGATTGTGATGACGGAAATGGAAAatggataaatataaacaattttgatacgtttaatttaaatatagatagaaaagaaaaatttgatATAGATATTGCTTGTGTTACTACAGATTATGCAATGCAAAATGTTATGTATCAGATTGGACTTAACGTAATAACTATAGATggatataaaataaactcTGTTAAATTATGgggatatatatgtacatcatgctatttttttatgagaaaaaattttttattattttgttctaaATGTGGTAATAACAATTTGAGAAAAGTAAATGTTGTTGTTGataatgatttaaaaaagcTAGTCGTTAAAATACCCCAATTTCGAgtaaattgtaaaaatactATATTCAGTATTcctaaaaagaaaaacaaaacgaaaaataaatttgaagaaaaattacaaatatttagaGAAGATGAATTATTAATTGGTGGTAGAAAACAGTATTTATcacatcaaaaaaaattatatgaaactcaaaaaaatttaaaagatcCATTTAAGagtgataatttatatgattataataatgattgGTCTTATAGAACAACTTTAAAAAGTGGAAAAATTGCTATTTTAAGAAATCCGAAAATTGTCGTTGGAGGAAAAAGGAACATCCACAAAAAAAAGAcgtaaggaaaaaatatatcgtTCTTTCATaggtttaaaaatataaactttatcctttttattattccttcAATTTTACTGTTCTCtagtatttattttgtttttacatGATTTCGtgaataatatacatttttgtttatcCTAGCACTTAACTGTTGCTAAGTCTCCttcgttttgttttttcctttttttttgaacattCAGCctatctttattttgttttatttaattttattttattttgttttatttaattttattttattttgttttattctattttattttgttttattttattttattttgttttatttaattttattttatttaattaatttttttttttttttttctttttaaatttaaataagaacttgatttttctttttcttcttttcaagttgtgcttttttttaaaataaaaaaaaacagtaaCTCTTAAAAcgatttttaatgaaaaaagtcTACATTATGATGTAATGTAAGTACACAggttaaaaagaaaaaaaaaaaaaagaaatcgAGCTTTTTTTCTGCGCATGTAACGTTAAAAATACGTCCAAATTTGTTCTGAGGAAGTAAATGGAAATGAGCGATCGTTCTTCACAAAACTGAATGGAAGGAATGCATTCCCATCAGCCAGCGCACTagaatgtgtatatatatacgcatacatATGATGAACTAAGCTTAATtaagtgaaaataaaaaaagaacaaatctacccaaaaaaaaaaaaaaaaaaaaaaaaaaaaaacataaaataataggcATATCATTGTATGTGTTACGttcaataataaagaaaattattgttaattttactatttaatttatttttaaacataaataaacagattattactttaaaaaatgagcGGATTTAGcgttttcttaattttttttttgcatgtCTTACACTACTCAGTTATTCGCACGAAAATACCAATTGAAAATCCCCCTTTTATATTCAACAGCAGCGATGAAAgtaacaagaaaaaaaaaaaaaaaaaaagacaacatatatacataaaagtGTATACTCTTCACTACAATCAAAATGAGGTTGTTTTCTACCCAGTTCCGTATtccataaaattataattaaatgagcaaaataaaaaacaagaaaaaaaaatttttttagatgAAATGAGAATGTTTCTTGACAATGAAATACCAAAAGATGATACACTAAAACATCCATATTCACAAGATGTTACTCTTGAGAATTTCCCAAACCCTTTTATTCATCCTTCTTTATGCAATAGAAGTGggttaaaatattcttacaTATGCGACCCAAATAAAATACTATCAAGGAATATAGCGGATAAAGTTGAGGGTACGTttacttttcctttttttttttttttaactattaTACGttgtggaaaaaaaaagagaaaaaaaaaaaaaaaaaccataAATCTATGAAGCAATTGCACAATGAAGTAGCTATGGTCGAACAACAGTGATGACCACGCAGAAATATAGGAACGCAAACACAATTCGAAGTTTATTTTGTCTTtgtctattttatatatatatatatattttttttttatttatttatttattttttacttatttaccttttattaatttattttattttattttatttttttttttttggaactATTGCATTAAATTGCAACTGAAGAGATTTTAAGCTACCAAAGACGCAACTCTAGTCACTACTGCATGGATAAGGGAGAAGTGCCTTATGTGTAATTCGtacataacatatatttttttttattctctgtatattattttaaaagaaaaaatggaaaaaattgtacttggaaatattatataaaaaataggtgcttcttttcaaaatgtatatatatgcatatatacgttagtaataataaatacaaactAGTGTGTCCTATAATGGTATGCACTCTATCtgaatgttttatttaaaaacgctaaataaatattcattatcTGTAACTCGTTATTTACTACTTACTACctattgttttcttttttgtgtaaataaaaatgttatgcCTGAATTtggcatacatatatatttttaaaattcaacaaaatataaaaaaaataaataaaatattagttTAGGTGTGgctttgataaaaaaattaccttATGGAATTAGTGCAGACATGTTCGGTAACCAAATATTAGACTACTGGAAAttaggaaataaaaattgtaacgATGgaattttacttctttttgtAAAAGATGATGCAACCTTTGAATTAAAATGGAAGAAAGGTAATTAacacttttaaaatttgtcaGCACGTGAAAACATGAAATGTGACCATCTCCCAAAAAATGTACACtcatgtgtgcatatatatacatatatatgtacacatactTACGCCCCCTACAtgaatattaatattgttgCTTAAAAATAGGAGCGCAGtcaataataaatttcaGAACGGCCACGTCTATGAACAAGTCCTTTAACCAGAACATACGAAGATACTCACTAGAACATTCTATATTAAGGGGTAAAGATGGGGAAATCCCTTcgtattaaaatttataataataattactatCACTGTTGTATATACGGGGttaaaaaaagggaatatatgaaatttttatttaagttaCATATGAAcagtaaaatatgtaatttgtTCTACTtggtttttatatataatttaaattttatttttaattttaattttattcacaatttaaattttatttttaattttaattttattcacaatataaatttttttaattttaattttattcacaatttaaattttatttttaattttaattttatttataattttaattttatttataattttaattttatttataattttaattttatttcttttttttttcttttgcgTAGCTGTGAAATTAACATCGCAGGTATGAagacacatatatacataaatatatatatatatgtatatatacgtatacatgcTTTATAAAATTCTGGGACAAACTTTgggttattttttttttcactttttcaAGTACCTCACGGGGGAGATAATTCCACCAACGCAAACGACACAAATGTAATTACgaagaaagaaaatattaaacataaaaacgcgaaaatattaaatatgaaaattcaaCATAATGCTGTGTCCATTAACTCTATAGGGTTGTCGCTCTAACTATTGCTATTGTAGTAGGACTAGGTTACCTTGCTTGTATCTTAATAGGTGCCATTAAATagataaacatatatatatatatatatatatatatatatatatatatataaatacaagtatatatttgtatacatttatgccTATGCATGtgattcttttttttttttatttcttccaGTGTAACAATTACAAACATGCAATGGTGTTaaattgttttgtttttctttcaGTTTTCGCTGATGCTCAGAAATGAAACGATTAATTTAAAGGTATTCGTACTTTTCGAAGGATTAAAAtgtgcctttttttttttttttttttttgtttaagaATTTAGTATGAATCTTAAATGATAGATATGgcttaattttcttttttttttctcccccATTTCTTATCATtagttcaaaaaaaatgcggggaaataaaaaaataaaaatattgtgtCCACATTTTTGCATTGGAAACGTTCTGCTTTCACTACATATGTATGTCGTAATTAAACCTAAttctttttgtaattattctGTCTTTTTGATGTTTAAAttgtttctgtttttttattttgaactttttatataaatataaatgaaaacttAAATAGCGAAAAGGTTAACgaataatatgaattttattttttatttcttttactCAAAAACACACTACCATTAAGCGTTTTTGAGTAATGAGGAAGTAAAGATAATCATGGTTCTTTTTGTTCACTTTTTCTCCCAGTTTTTTATATGCTGTTCTTTCATtttggattttttttttttttcttttttattttacctcTGTCTTTTCTCTCATAACGTTGTGCGTTTTTTCCTTATAACCCTTAATTGCACGTATAAGGTATAAAcatcatatacatatgttcgcttgcatatatatacaaataagcattacttttattttattttttttccatagcttgggaataatttaaaacatcGATTTTTACTCCTTCCCTCCTCCccccaattttttttttttttttattataaaacttTTCCTTGAAAGAATCCATAaaatgtgtgtgtgtgtgtgtgggTGTATAATTCATGTTTAATAGggcatttatataaaaaatatttgtaagtTCGCGAAAACATCTTAAATTgccagttttttttttttatagatttaaaaatttatgaacaagcaagaaaaaaaaaaaaaaaaattggaatatgtatttatagcTACTCATAAAATGTAGCTTCccaatttttacaaattttttttttttttttttttttcattcagaCTTGAACCATT
The sequence above is drawn from the Plasmodium malariae genome assembly, chromosome: 5 genome and encodes:
- the PmUG01_05036300 gene encoding conserved Plasmodium protein, unknown function, which gives rise to MSGFSVFLIFFLHVLHYSVIRTKIPIENPPFIFNSSDENEMRMFLDNEIPKDDTLKHPYSQDVTLENFPNPFIHPSLCNRSGLKYSYICDPNKILSRNIADKVEEILSYQRRNSSHYCMDKGEVPYVLGVALIKKLPYGISADMFGNQILDYWKLGNKNCNDGILLLFVKDDATFELKWKKGAQSIINFRTATSMNKSFNQNIRRYSLEHSILRAVKLTSQYLTGEIIPPTQTTQMVVALTIAIVVGLGYLACILIVFADAQK
- the PmUG01_05036200 gene encoding RNA-binding protein NOB1, putative, yielding MEKKKKYVLDSNSLIKFKDFLFMHYDCYITEGVIKEIKDEHSKKKLNNILPLLTIDRAEEKDINFIKYFSKLTGDYESLSEVDIEVIALTYMLHRKYGDVSKLSSAPLETIYKYDDVVYDYSNYNNKKNTKKKRAQKNGKGANDQVSENITIKSHSNEDMSTDGNAEVDSNGCSIYLNKVGTGDIGKKGKDEFKREDYLVETEKEKKAQGGKLDDNETGDINGERSENVPRAVISEGEIKREQDIKLEQDIKLEQDIKLEQDIKREQDIKREQDIKSEQDIKREQDIKSEQDIKSEQDIKREQDIKREQDIKREQDIKSEQDIKSEQDIKLEQDIKLEQDIKLEQDIKLEQDIKLEQDIKREQDIKSEQDIKREQDIKSEQDIKREQDIKREQDIKSEEYISDQDDVIDDSANYGDYVSDDQDISEESDELGAERNENKKIFGCKTIKEEIVQVESNESDCDDGNGKWININNFDTFNLNIDRKEKFDIDIACVTTDYAMQNVMYQIGLNVITIDGYKINSVKLWGYICTSCYFFMRKNFLLFCSKCGNNNLRKVNVVVDNDLKKLVVKIPQFRVNCKNTIFSIPKKKNKTKNKFEEKLQIFREDELLIGGRKQYLSHQKKLYETQKNLKDPFKSDNLYDYNNDWSYRTTLKSGKIAILRNPKIVVGGKRNIHKKKT